The proteins below are encoded in one region of Paraflavitalea devenefica:
- a CDS encoding glycoside hydrolase 5 family protein, with product MKLKLFALLAGSMMSASVFAQTQVVAPEKIWPAAKANAWYKQQPWLVGADYIPASAINQLEMWQGDTFDPAGIDKELGWAEGIGMNTMRVFLHSLAYQADPKGFKSRVDQFLTIAAKHHIKPMFVFFDDCWNKVPNIGKQPDKKLGIHNSGWMQDPGDPAYKETSNYPRLEVYVKDILKTFGHDKRILLWDLYNEPGNSGKLASSLPLLVKIFTWAREVNPEQPITAGVWKWDEKARELSKFQLANSDVVSYHCYDGPDQHLRTIQLLKMYGRPVLCTEYMARTRNSTFINSLGILKKEQVAAINWGLVDGKTNTKYAWDTPLADGSEPKEWFHEVFRADGTPYKKEETDLIKKLTGEKSVTETASGK from the coding sequence ATGAAATTAAAACTATTCGCCTTGTTAGCTGGCTCAATGATGTCGGCAAGTGTGTTTGCGCAAACCCAGGTTGTTGCCCCGGAGAAAATATGGCCGGCTGCTAAAGCCAATGCCTGGTATAAACAACAGCCCTGGCTGGTGGGTGCAGATTATATCCCTGCAAGCGCCATCAACCAGTTAGAGATGTGGCAGGGTGACACTTTTGATCCTGCGGGCATAGACAAGGAGCTGGGCTGGGCCGAAGGCATTGGCATGAATACCATGCGGGTATTTTTACATAGCCTGGCTTACCAGGCCGATCCTAAGGGCTTCAAATCGCGCGTAGACCAGTTTTTAACCATCGCTGCGAAGCACCATATCAAACCGATGTTTGTTTTTTTTGATGACTGTTGGAATAAGGTGCCCAACATAGGCAAGCAGCCTGATAAAAAGTTGGGTATCCATAATTCCGGCTGGATGCAGGACCCCGGCGACCCGGCCTACAAAGAAACTTCAAACTACCCCAGGCTTGAGGTGTATGTGAAAGATATCCTGAAAACTTTTGGTCACGATAAGCGCATATTGCTGTGGGATCTGTACAACGAACCGGGCAACAGTGGTAAGCTTGCCTCCAGCCTGCCTTTGCTCGTTAAGATATTCACCTGGGCGCGTGAGGTGAATCCTGAACAGCCCATCACAGCAGGCGTCTGGAAATGGGATGAAAAAGCGAGAGAACTGAGCAAGTTTCAATTGGCTAACTCTGACGTTGTTTCTTATCATTGCTATGATGGTCCCGATCAGCATCTACGTACCATTCAGCTGCTGAAGATGTATGGCAGGCCGGTACTTTGTACTGAATATATGGCCCGGACACGCAATAGTACTTTTATCAACTCACTGGGTATCCTGAAAAAAGAGCAGGTGGCAGCCATCAACTGGGGCCTGGTAGATGGTAAAACCAATACCAAATATGCCTGGGACACTCCACTGGCCGATGGCAGCGAACCGAAAGAATGGTTTCATGAGGTTTTCAGGGCCGATGGCACACCCTACAAAAAGGAAGAAACAGATCTGATAAAGAAACTGACTGGTGAAAAATCAGTGACTGAAACGGCATCAGGTAAGTAG